One window of the Corticium candelabrum chromosome 7, ooCorCand1.1, whole genome shotgun sequence genome contains the following:
- the LOC134182194 gene encoding GRB10-interacting GYF protein 2-like isoform X2, producing the protein MSDMTFGPQWLRDLSAGGGQGIHGSTPPPPSIVSPQIPYQFKLADHRYGREEMLALYIPDPPVPQSLKCDAPIVKEKALQPMSFLPFSEEEQRSQVQGVNSKLVSRGPARGVRPGNSIGSPVHKLGRPGRPREGSYQRGTPVDDNEDAVGGSNDVFERKAYEIERPGNYRMKGDVSRSGRSSNWRSGTLEDGGGDLWKTLPMSPGPKSPDKWHVVGPRHGWKDHIEPRDRFIQQPPRRLSDKDRPNDTHDSAASHHRIGGRWDKLHEGEERTHETTSEESEEMNREGSKGEIREERTSKGRVNRDEFLEDKATSNRKREISPPKKEASEDRAAGLESAAAVEMPNRPHGSVSNGAIHPQHATHADDQLNTIELYAGNKQEKTAFAADSVTTLPPTSPRSEQTMKLYAAGRGRGRGSAIGRPRLPKLDSSSSVPDGSQPDVSRTNRHTSPVSVRPGRMSREEEEEIIEGLEQSARSLVADVVEDDDRESASVQQQLFANTKIIKQHHQLAKKLDIRMPFQPAPSVQQPSVQRAFTQPTSSGSLNSVPASQPLQPSHPLELMSQWYYTDPQGDVQGPFKSDEMLDWMRNGYFRMDLLIRRACDKEFKTLGEMIKLCGRVPFTQGEAPTSVVKPGLSQWQSMNLAQQQMLAHLQQQQSILQQQQKQPQQLMKDTVTTIEPPLIPSVENGASVASSIWSGAPGDIWSMPVHLGGTSQLVWDSNMKKSDVRPRDSSHQNSLTQDDKVITAESNRIKEELNREQQQWEMEERQRQLREEEQRVRREEEKKRLQEEQIRKREEEKQKQEENQRLEEEQRRQEEEQRRRREEEQRRRREEEQRRRREEEQERQEKERKHQETERLKKEKAEELKQLQEEARRQQQLALQKQQLAARQKQEVAARQKQEAAAVTTFHQQQMQQNEMLIRLQQQQADVQRKQMQQTSRVSGWKPVQSSVSLVEIQQQEAERERQRQQQKPQQQQQQQQQQQHFQPQSAGWSAKVQGSAAPSLAQIQQEQIGQDQTRLAQQLPQQISTMNQGWSKAPVAAPTVWNQPVSSSTMSVGRGNAVIVPSHAPSSSKSFWDDLPSVESPVAASVGKKGRGSGVINPQQNVAPAPGDRKVEAREEDLVRRHFQSKVEISEDFWEWCQEKLTPFKNVVHAHTLVEFLQVLDSVSEVSEYVEAYLGNSVAAQEFARGFIERHTKKVKKATAADVIKGQKSTVPPTDSYAAFPSLGDSGPSVKLPVGGNPQVIQQEQVSKPDATGPKGRRKKKRMQKVPAANFLSYSVNASERPNKGEVKSAFDAQ; encoded by the exons ATGTCTGATATGACTTTTGGTCCACAATG GTTACGTGATCTCTCTGCTGGTGGTGGTCAGGGTATACATGGCTCCACACCTCCCCCACCtagcatcgtatctccacagATACCGTATCAGTTCAAGTTGGCTGATCATCGGTATGGTCGTGAAGAGATGCTAGCTCTTTACATACCTGATCCCCCAGTTCCGCAGTCACTCAAGTGTGATGCACCCATTGTGAAGGAGAAAGCATTACAACCGATGTCTTTCCTTCCTTTCTCCGAGGAAGAACAG AGAAGTCAAGTGCAAGGAGTCAACAGCAAGCTGGTCAGTCGAGGGCCTGCTAGAGGAGTACGACCAGGAAATTCTATCGGCTCTCCTGTTCACAAACTGGGAAGACCAG GTCGACCTCGGGAAGGCAGTTATCAGAGAGGGACGCCAGTCGATGACAATGAAGATGCAGTCGGTGGCTCAAATGACGTATTTGAACGAAAGGCCTACGAAATTGAAAG GCCCGGGAACTATCGTATGAAAGGCGACGTGAGTCGCTCAGGTAGGTCATCGAACTGGCGATCGGGCACTTTGGAAGATGGTGGCGGTGACTTGTGGAAGACTTTGCCGATGAGTCCGGGACCGAAGTCTCCTGACAAGTGGCACGTTGTAG GTCCTCGTCATGGCTGGAAAGATCACATTGAGCCTCGAGATCGATTCATACAACAACCACCTCGGCGTCTctcagacaaagacagaccgAATGACACACACGATTCGGCAGCATCTCATCACCGAATCGGTGGTCGTTGGGATAAACTGCATGAAGGTGAGGAACGAACACATGAAACAACGTCAGAGGAAAGTGAGGAGATGAACAGAGAAGGAAGCAAAGGAGAGATAAGAGAAGAGAGAACCAGTAAGGGTAGAGTGAATAGAGACGAGTTTCTTGAAGACAAAGCGACATCAAACAGAAAGCGAGAAATATCACCTCCAAAGAAGGAGGCATCTGAAGACAGAGCAGCAGGTTTGGAATCTGCGGCTGCTGTAGAGATGCCAAATAGACCACATGGTAGTGTCTCTAATGGTGCGATCCATCCACAACATGCGACTCACGCAGACGACCAACTGAATACAATTGAACTTTACGCTGGaaataaacaagaaaagacTGCCTTCGCTGCAGATTCTGTGACTACTTTGCCACCCACCTCGCCTCGGTCTGAACAGACTATGAAACTGTATGCGGCCGGACGTGGGCGGGGCAGAGGCAGTGCCATCGGACGGCCACGTTTACCTAAACTCGATTCATCGTCTTCTGTTCCTGATGGTTCACAACCAGACGTGAGTAGAACGAATAGACATACGAGTCCAGTGAGTGTGAGACCGGGTAGGATGAGtcgagaagaagaagaagaaatcaTCGAAGGATTAGAGCAG tcGGCACGAAGCTTAGTAGCAGATGTCGTTGAG GATGACGACAGAGAGTCGGCTTCTGTGCAGCAACAACTGTTTGCTAACACTAAAATTATCAAGCAGCATCATCAGTTGGCAAAGAAGTTAGACATAAGGATGCCTTTTCAGCCTGCTCCGTCGGTCCAGCAGCCGTCCGTACAGCGGGCGTTCACTCAACCGACGTCGTCCGGGTCTCTCAACTCTGTGCCTGCTAGTCAACCTCTTCAGCCATCTCACCCTCTTGAGCTCATGAGTCAATGGTATTACACTGATCCACAAGGAGACGTGCAGG GACCGTTTAAGAGCGATGAGATGTTGGATTGGATGCGTAACGGCTACTTCAGAATGGATTTGCTTATCAGACGAGCATGTGACAAAGAGTTCAAGACGCTGG GTGAAATGATCAAGCTTTGTGGTCGAGTTCCATTCACACAAGGAGAAGCACCCACTTCTGTAGTG AAGCCGGGCTTATCACAGTGGCAATCCATGAATCTTGCACAGCAACAGATGCTGGCTCActtgcagcaacagcaatcgattcttcagcagcagcagaagcaacCACAGCAGTTGATGAAGGACACTGTTACTACCATCGAGCCGCCTCTAATTCCTAGTGTTGAAAATGGTGCTTCTGTGGCTTCATCGATTTGGAGTGGAGCTCCAG GAGACATATGGAGTATGCCGGTGCATTTGGGTGGAACAAGCCAATTGGTGTGGGACTCAAATATGAA AAAGTCAGATGTGCGCCCAAGAGACAGCAGTCATCAGAATTCTTTGACACAAGATGACAAAGTAATTACTGCAGAAAGTAATCGAATAAAAGAGGAATTAAATAGAGAGCAACAGCAGTGGGAGATGGAAGAACGACAGAGACAGTTAAGAGAGGAAGAACAACGAGTTAGAAGggaagaagaaaagaaacgTTTACAGGAAGAACAGATTCGTAAACGGGAAGAGGAAAAACAAAAGCAAGAAGAAAACCAGAGACTCGAAGAGGAACAACGACGacaagaagaagagcaacGAAGGCGACGTGAAGAAGAGCAAAGAAGGCGACGTGAAGAAGAGCAAAGAAGGCGACGTGAAGAAGAGCAAGAGCGGCAGGAGAAGGAGCGTAAGCATCAAGAAACTGAGAGACTGAAGAAAGAGAAGGCAGAAGAGCTTAAACAACTCCAAGAAGAGGCTCGGCGGCAGCAGCAATTGGCATTACAAAA ACAGCAACTGGCGGCTCGACAGAAGCAAGAGGTAGCTGCTCGACAGAAGCAAGAAGCAGCAGCTGTGACCACATTTCACCAGCAGCAAATGCAACAGAATGAAATGCTCATTCGTCTCCAACAGCAACAAGCCGATGTTCAGAGAAAGCAAATGCAACAGACATCTCGTGTGTCAGGCTGGAAACCAGTGCAGTCGTCAGTATCACTGGTtgaaatacaacaacaagaagCTGAACGAGAG AGACAAAGGCAGCAGCAAAagccacaacagcagcagcagcaacagcagcagcagcagcacttTCAACCACAATCGGCTGGATGGAG TGCTAAAGTCCAGGGATCTGCAGCTCCATCTCTTGCTCAGATCCAGCAAGAACAAATCGGTCAGGATCAAACACGACTCGCACAACAACTACCACAGCAAATCTCT ACAATGAATCAAGGATGGAGTAAAGCTCCAGTTGCTGCCCCAACCGTCTGGAATCAACCAGTTTCCTCTTCTACGATGTCTGTAGGCAGAGGGAATGCGGTTATCGTCCCTTCTCATGCACCAAGCAGTTCAAAGTCATTCTGGGACGATCTCCCATCGGTTGAATCACCCGTTGCTGCTTCAGTAGGAAAGAAAGGACGAGGCTCTGGTGTCATAAATCCTCAACAAAA TGTTGCTCCAGCACCCGGAGACAGGAAGGTGGAGGCAAGAGAAGAG GATTTGGTTCGACGCCATTTTCAGTCGAAGGTGGAGATCAGTGAGGACTTTTGGGAGTGGTGTCAAGAAAAACTCACACCGTTTAAGAATGTTGTTCACG CTCACACACTCGTCGAGTTCCTTCAAGTTCTTGACTCTGTCTCTGAg GTGAGTGAATATGTGGAAGCATACTTGGGCAATtcagttgctgctcaagaGTTTGCAAGAGGCTTCATTGAACGTCACACCAAGAAAGTGAAGAAGGCAACAGCTGCTGATGTGATCAAAGGACAAAAATCAACTGTACCGCCCACCGATTCCTATGCAGCATTTCCTTCTCTCGGTGATTCTGGCCCAAGTGTTAAGCTGCCTGTCGGAGGCAACCCTCAAGTGATCCAACAAGAACAAGTCTCTAAACCAGATGCCACGGGACCTAAAGgtagaagaaagaagaaacgaATGCAGAAAGTTCCGGCAGCAAACTTCCTGTCGTACAGTGTGAATGCTAGCGAACGGCCCAACAAAGGAGAAGTCAAGAGTGCCTTTGATGCACAGTAA
- the LOC134182194 gene encoding GRB10-interacting GYF protein 2-like isoform X1, with amino-acid sequence MSDMTFGPQWLRDLSAGGGQGIHGSTPPPPSIVSPQIPYQFKLADHRYGREEMLALYIPDPPVPQSLKCDAPIVKEKALQPMSFLPFSEEEQRSQVQGVNSKLVSRGPARGVRPGNSIGSPVHKLGRPGRPREGSYQRGTPVDDNEDAVGGSNDVFERKAYEIERPGNYRMKGDVSRSGRSSNWRSGTLEDGGGDLWKTLPMSPGPKSPDKWHVVGPRHGWKDHIEPRDRFIQQPPRRLSDKDRPNDTHDSAASHHRIGGRWDKLHEGEERTHETTSEESEEMNREGSKGEIREERTSKGRVNRDEFLEDKATSNRKREISPPKKEASEDRAAGLESAAAVEMPNRPHGSVSNGAIHPQHATHADDQLNTIELYAGNKQEKTAFAADSVTTLPPTSPRSEQTMKLYAAGRGRGRGSAIGRPRLPKLDSSSSVPDGSQPDVSRTNRHTSPVSVRPGRMSREEEEEIIEGLEQSARSLVADVVEDDDRESASVQQQLFANTKIIKQHHQLAKKLDIRMPFQPAPSVQQPSVQRAFTQPTSSGSLNSVPASQPLQPSHPLELMSQWYYTDPQGDVQGPFKSDEMLDWMRNGYFRMDLLIRRACDKEFKTLGEMIKLCGRVPFTQGEAPTSVVKPGLSQWQSMNLAQQQMLAHLQQQQSILQQQQKQPQQLMKDTVTTIEPPLIPSVENGASVASSIWSGAPGGDIWSMPVHLGGTSQLVWDSNMKKSDVRPRDSSHQNSLTQDDKVITAESNRIKEELNREQQQWEMEERQRQLREEEQRVRREEEKKRLQEEQIRKREEEKQKQEENQRLEEEQRRQEEEQRRRREEEQRRRREEEQRRRREEEQERQEKERKHQETERLKKEKAEELKQLQEEARRQQQLALQKQQLAARQKQEVAARQKQEAAAVTTFHQQQMQQNEMLIRLQQQQADVQRKQMQQTSRVSGWKPVQSSVSLVEIQQQEAERERQRQQQKPQQQQQQQQQQQHFQPQSAGWSAKVQGSAAPSLAQIQQEQIGQDQTRLAQQLPQQISTMNQGWSKAPVAAPTVWNQPVSSSTMSVGRGNAVIVPSHAPSSSKSFWDDLPSVESPVAASVGKKGRGSGVINPQQNVAPAPGDRKVEAREEDLVRRHFQSKVEISEDFWEWCQEKLTPFKNVVHAHTLVEFLQVLDSVSEVSEYVEAYLGNSVAAQEFARGFIERHTKKVKKATAADVIKGQKSTVPPTDSYAAFPSLGDSGPSVKLPVGGNPQVIQQEQVSKPDATGPKGRRKKKRMQKVPAANFLSYSVNASERPNKGEVKSAFDAQ; translated from the exons ATGTCTGATATGACTTTTGGTCCACAATG GTTACGTGATCTCTCTGCTGGTGGTGGTCAGGGTATACATGGCTCCACACCTCCCCCACCtagcatcgtatctccacagATACCGTATCAGTTCAAGTTGGCTGATCATCGGTATGGTCGTGAAGAGATGCTAGCTCTTTACATACCTGATCCCCCAGTTCCGCAGTCACTCAAGTGTGATGCACCCATTGTGAAGGAGAAAGCATTACAACCGATGTCTTTCCTTCCTTTCTCCGAGGAAGAACAG AGAAGTCAAGTGCAAGGAGTCAACAGCAAGCTGGTCAGTCGAGGGCCTGCTAGAGGAGTACGACCAGGAAATTCTATCGGCTCTCCTGTTCACAAACTGGGAAGACCAG GTCGACCTCGGGAAGGCAGTTATCAGAGAGGGACGCCAGTCGATGACAATGAAGATGCAGTCGGTGGCTCAAATGACGTATTTGAACGAAAGGCCTACGAAATTGAAAG GCCCGGGAACTATCGTATGAAAGGCGACGTGAGTCGCTCAGGTAGGTCATCGAACTGGCGATCGGGCACTTTGGAAGATGGTGGCGGTGACTTGTGGAAGACTTTGCCGATGAGTCCGGGACCGAAGTCTCCTGACAAGTGGCACGTTGTAG GTCCTCGTCATGGCTGGAAAGATCACATTGAGCCTCGAGATCGATTCATACAACAACCACCTCGGCGTCTctcagacaaagacagaccgAATGACACACACGATTCGGCAGCATCTCATCACCGAATCGGTGGTCGTTGGGATAAACTGCATGAAGGTGAGGAACGAACACATGAAACAACGTCAGAGGAAAGTGAGGAGATGAACAGAGAAGGAAGCAAAGGAGAGATAAGAGAAGAGAGAACCAGTAAGGGTAGAGTGAATAGAGACGAGTTTCTTGAAGACAAAGCGACATCAAACAGAAAGCGAGAAATATCACCTCCAAAGAAGGAGGCATCTGAAGACAGAGCAGCAGGTTTGGAATCTGCGGCTGCTGTAGAGATGCCAAATAGACCACATGGTAGTGTCTCTAATGGTGCGATCCATCCACAACATGCGACTCACGCAGACGACCAACTGAATACAATTGAACTTTACGCTGGaaataaacaagaaaagacTGCCTTCGCTGCAGATTCTGTGACTACTTTGCCACCCACCTCGCCTCGGTCTGAACAGACTATGAAACTGTATGCGGCCGGACGTGGGCGGGGCAGAGGCAGTGCCATCGGACGGCCACGTTTACCTAAACTCGATTCATCGTCTTCTGTTCCTGATGGTTCACAACCAGACGTGAGTAGAACGAATAGACATACGAGTCCAGTGAGTGTGAGACCGGGTAGGATGAGtcgagaagaagaagaagaaatcaTCGAAGGATTAGAGCAG tcGGCACGAAGCTTAGTAGCAGATGTCGTTGAG GATGACGACAGAGAGTCGGCTTCTGTGCAGCAACAACTGTTTGCTAACACTAAAATTATCAAGCAGCATCATCAGTTGGCAAAGAAGTTAGACATAAGGATGCCTTTTCAGCCTGCTCCGTCGGTCCAGCAGCCGTCCGTACAGCGGGCGTTCACTCAACCGACGTCGTCCGGGTCTCTCAACTCTGTGCCTGCTAGTCAACCTCTTCAGCCATCTCACCCTCTTGAGCTCATGAGTCAATGGTATTACACTGATCCACAAGGAGACGTGCAGG GACCGTTTAAGAGCGATGAGATGTTGGATTGGATGCGTAACGGCTACTTCAGAATGGATTTGCTTATCAGACGAGCATGTGACAAAGAGTTCAAGACGCTGG GTGAAATGATCAAGCTTTGTGGTCGAGTTCCATTCACACAAGGAGAAGCACCCACTTCTGTAGTG AAGCCGGGCTTATCACAGTGGCAATCCATGAATCTTGCACAGCAACAGATGCTGGCTCActtgcagcaacagcaatcgattcttcagcagcagcagaagcaacCACAGCAGTTGATGAAGGACACTGTTACTACCATCGAGCCGCCTCTAATTCCTAGTGTTGAAAATGGTGCTTCTGTGGCTTCATCGATTTGGAGTGGAGCTCCAGGTG GAGACATATGGAGTATGCCGGTGCATTTGGGTGGAACAAGCCAATTGGTGTGGGACTCAAATATGAA AAAGTCAGATGTGCGCCCAAGAGACAGCAGTCATCAGAATTCTTTGACACAAGATGACAAAGTAATTACTGCAGAAAGTAATCGAATAAAAGAGGAATTAAATAGAGAGCAACAGCAGTGGGAGATGGAAGAACGACAGAGACAGTTAAGAGAGGAAGAACAACGAGTTAGAAGggaagaagaaaagaaacgTTTACAGGAAGAACAGATTCGTAAACGGGAAGAGGAAAAACAAAAGCAAGAAGAAAACCAGAGACTCGAAGAGGAACAACGACGacaagaagaagagcaacGAAGGCGACGTGAAGAAGAGCAAAGAAGGCGACGTGAAGAAGAGCAAAGAAGGCGACGTGAAGAAGAGCAAGAGCGGCAGGAGAAGGAGCGTAAGCATCAAGAAACTGAGAGACTGAAGAAAGAGAAGGCAGAAGAGCTTAAACAACTCCAAGAAGAGGCTCGGCGGCAGCAGCAATTGGCATTACAAAA ACAGCAACTGGCGGCTCGACAGAAGCAAGAGGTAGCTGCTCGACAGAAGCAAGAAGCAGCAGCTGTGACCACATTTCACCAGCAGCAAATGCAACAGAATGAAATGCTCATTCGTCTCCAACAGCAACAAGCCGATGTTCAGAGAAAGCAAATGCAACAGACATCTCGTGTGTCAGGCTGGAAACCAGTGCAGTCGTCAGTATCACTGGTtgaaatacaacaacaagaagCTGAACGAGAG AGACAAAGGCAGCAGCAAAagccacaacagcagcagcagcaacagcagcagcagcagcacttTCAACCACAATCGGCTGGATGGAG TGCTAAAGTCCAGGGATCTGCAGCTCCATCTCTTGCTCAGATCCAGCAAGAACAAATCGGTCAGGATCAAACACGACTCGCACAACAACTACCACAGCAAATCTCT ACAATGAATCAAGGATGGAGTAAAGCTCCAGTTGCTGCCCCAACCGTCTGGAATCAACCAGTTTCCTCTTCTACGATGTCTGTAGGCAGAGGGAATGCGGTTATCGTCCCTTCTCATGCACCAAGCAGTTCAAAGTCATTCTGGGACGATCTCCCATCGGTTGAATCACCCGTTGCTGCTTCAGTAGGAAAGAAAGGACGAGGCTCTGGTGTCATAAATCCTCAACAAAA TGTTGCTCCAGCACCCGGAGACAGGAAGGTGGAGGCAAGAGAAGAG GATTTGGTTCGACGCCATTTTCAGTCGAAGGTGGAGATCAGTGAGGACTTTTGGGAGTGGTGTCAAGAAAAACTCACACCGTTTAAGAATGTTGTTCACG CTCACACACTCGTCGAGTTCCTTCAAGTTCTTGACTCTGTCTCTGAg GTGAGTGAATATGTGGAAGCATACTTGGGCAATtcagttgctgctcaagaGTTTGCAAGAGGCTTCATTGAACGTCACACCAAGAAAGTGAAGAAGGCAACAGCTGCTGATGTGATCAAAGGACAAAAATCAACTGTACCGCCCACCGATTCCTATGCAGCATTTCCTTCTCTCGGTGATTCTGGCCCAAGTGTTAAGCTGCCTGTCGGAGGCAACCCTCAAGTGATCCAACAAGAACAAGTCTCTAAACCAGATGCCACGGGACCTAAAGgtagaagaaagaagaaacgaATGCAGAAAGTTCCGGCAGCAAACTTCCTGTCGTACAGTGTGAATGCTAGCGAACGGCCCAACAAAGGAGAAGTCAAGAGTGCCTTTGATGCACAGTAA